The Miltoncostaea oceani genome includes a region encoding these proteins:
- a CDS encoding FMN-dependent NADH-azoreductase yields MPHLLHIDSSIQGERSVSRALTARAAAAWRAAHPAGVVTYRDLGADPPPHLDSATGTARMIPPARRTPAQQASWELTERLVGEVARADTIILGLPLYNFGPPSAVKAWVDHLIAPGLSLDAETQAPLLAGRDFLVLASRGGGYGEGTPREGWDHAEAWLGHGVALTGLEPRFITAELTLAAVTPAMAGLLPLAAESLAAAERAIDAQWVAVAA; encoded by the coding sequence ATGCCGCACCTCCTGCACATCGACTCGAGCATCCAGGGCGAGCGGTCGGTCAGCCGCGCGCTGACCGCCCGGGCGGCCGCGGCCTGGCGCGCGGCGCACCCCGCGGGCGTCGTCACCTACCGCGACCTCGGCGCCGACCCGCCGCCGCACCTCGACAGCGCGACGGGCACCGCGCGGATGATCCCGCCCGCCCGGCGCACCCCCGCCCAGCAGGCGTCGTGGGAGCTCACCGAGCGGCTGGTGGGGGAGGTCGCGCGGGCCGACACGATCATCCTCGGCCTGCCGCTCTACAACTTCGGTCCTCCGAGCGCGGTGAAGGCGTGGGTCGACCACCTCATCGCCCCGGGGCTCTCCCTCGACGCGGAGACGCAGGCGCCGCTGCTCGCCGGCCGCGACTTCCTCGTGCTGGCCTCCCGCGGCGGCGGCTACGGCGAGGGCACCCCGCGCGAGGGATGGGACCACGCGGAGGCCTGGCTCGGCCACGGCGTCGCCCTGACCGGCCTGGAGCCGCGCTTCATCACGGCGGAGCTCACGCTGGCGGCCGTCACCCCGGCGATGGCGGGGCTGCTGCCGCTGGCCGCCGAGAGCCTCGCCGCGGCGGAACGGGCGATCGACGCGCAGTGGGTGGCCGTGGCGGCCTAG
- a CDS encoding type II secretion system F family protein translates to MSPVLLWVLALACAAAGLRERRAAARSADATALSGGGRGVPGVLAVAARMPCPEALWRLAARDADAGRLARAGLAGALAPAGLARARVNGALVGVAAGAALALVAPPAAVLVPVLAGLGLMAPGYVLTLRERARRRALVRELPDLLDLLGICVEAGMALDPALDLAAGRLGGVLGEEIGAVLRDLALGTPRATAYRELTARVGAPELARTVGALLQAEELGAPLSRALEGQAVALRASRRQDARERAARAAPKIQLVVAMVMVPAVLLLVIGVLLIELARQVGGVVG, encoded by the coding sequence GTGAGCCCGGTGCTCCTCTGGGTGCTGGCGTTGGCCTGCGCGGCGGCGGGGTTGCGCGAGAGGCGCGCGGCGGCGCGGTCCGCGGACGCGACCGCGCTGTCGGGGGGCGGACGGGGCGTCCCAGGGGTGCTCGCGGTCGCCGCGCGGATGCCCTGCCCCGAGGCGCTGTGGCGGCTCGCGGCGCGTGACGCCGACGCCGGCCGACTGGCACGTGCCGGCCTCGCGGGGGCGCTCGCGCCGGCGGGCCTCGCGCGGGCGCGGGTCAACGGGGCCCTCGTCGGCGTGGCGGCCGGGGCGGCGCTCGCGCTCGTCGCACCCCCGGCCGCGGTGTTGGTGCCGGTGCTCGCCGGGCTCGGGCTGATGGCGCCCGGGTACGTCCTGACGCTCCGCGAACGGGCCCGGCGGCGCGCCCTGGTGCGCGAGCTGCCGGACCTGCTCGACCTGCTCGGCATCTGCGTCGAGGCGGGCATGGCGCTCGACCCGGCGCTCGACCTCGCGGCCGGGCGGCTCGGCGGGGTGCTCGGCGAGGAGATCGGCGCCGTGCTGCGGGACCTCGCGCTCGGAACCCCCCGCGCGACGGCCTACCGCGAGTTGACCGCCCGCGTCGGCGCGCCGGAGCTCGCTCGGACGGTCGGCGCACTGCTGCAGGCCGAGGAGCTCGGGGCGCCCCTCTCGCGGGCGCTCGAGGGACAGGCGGTGGCGCTGCGGGCGTCGCGACGCCAGGACGCCCGGGAGCGGGCGGCGCGCGCCGCGCCGAAGATCCAGCTCGTCGTGGCGATGGTGATGGTCCCCGCGGTGCTGCTCCTCGTGATCGGCGTGCTGCTGATCGAGCTGGCGCGCCAGGTGGGCGGGGTCGTCGGGTGA
- a CDS encoding metallophosphoesterase family protein, translating into MPDRLGVMGDVHANATALRAVLDAMAGAGLQRGVCTGDLVMRGDEPDACVTTVRELGWPCVMGNTDRKVVNRPRRDPDSPKARRIGSRAWTTNQLSPGNLAFLGGLPMLVRVSLRGATIVLMHGAPDDPREAVDAHTPERDLRRLHDALGRPDCVVSGHTHVPLVRSAHGCLFVNPGSVGEALDGDRRPRWGWLEARRTGLRAHLERIPLELARVRTP; encoded by the coding sequence GTGCCTGACCGCCTGGGGGTGATGGGCGACGTGCACGCGAACGCCACGGCGCTGCGGGCGGTGCTCGACGCCATGGCGGGGGCCGGGCTGCAGCGGGGCGTGTGCACCGGTGACCTCGTGATGCGCGGCGACGAGCCCGACGCGTGCGTGACGACGGTCCGGGAGCTCGGGTGGCCGTGCGTGATGGGCAACACGGACCGCAAGGTCGTGAACCGCCCCCGTCGCGACCCCGACAGCCCGAAGGCGCGGCGGATCGGATCGCGGGCGTGGACGACGAACCAGCTGTCCCCCGGGAACCTGGCGTTCCTCGGGGGCCTGCCGATGCTGGTGCGGGTGTCCCTGCGCGGCGCGACGATCGTGCTGATGCACGGCGCGCCGGACGACCCGCGCGAGGCGGTCGACGCCCACACGCCGGAGCGCGACCTGCGGCGCCTGCACGACGCCCTCGGGCGCCCGGACTGCGTGGTGAGCGGCCACACGCACGTCCCCCTGGTGCGGTCGGCGCACGGGTGCCTGTTCGTCAACCCGGGCAGCGTCGGCGAGGCGCTCGACGGCGACCGCCGGCCGCGCTGGGGGTGGCTCGAGGCGCGACGCACCGGGCTGCGCGCGCACCTCGAGCGGATCCCCCTGGAGCTCGCCCGGGTCCGGACCCCCTAG
- a CDS encoding type II secretion system F family protein produces the protein MSAAAAAVAASASVALLVTGVGRAVAARPRRTRRPGEGTPAPLARTVAGARLDRCLRRAGVPLGPDAFAALVAACAALAAIVAWRVVGLPVAGAAGAGGVVAAAVVLVRSADRRHLARVEAQLPGVAQALATGLGAGLSLRQALTRAVRDAPEPVRSELAQVVRELELGGRVEVVLEGAAARLPARDLRIMVTAILVQRRTGGNLARALAGLSDRLEERGRLARELRGATAQARMTAWLVAALPVGGAVMAEIASPGTIGRVVGQPPGPALLGVSSALYGVGVVLIRRIGRVEP, from the coding sequence GTGAGCGCGGCGGCCGCGGCGGTGGCGGCCTCCGCATCGGTCGCGTTGCTGGTGACCGGCGTGGGGCGGGCGGTGGCGGCGCGCCCGCGGCGAACCCGCCGGCCGGGGGAGGGGACGCCGGCGCCGCTCGCCCGCACCGTCGCGGGTGCCCGGCTGGACCGCTGTCTGCGGCGCGCCGGGGTGCCGCTCGGCCCCGACGCGTTCGCGGCGCTGGTCGCGGCGTGCGCCGCCCTCGCCGCGATCGTCGCGTGGCGCGTCGTCGGGCTCCCCGTCGCGGGTGCGGCGGGGGCGGGCGGGGTCGTGGCGGCGGCCGTCGTGCTGGTCCGGTCGGCCGACCGGCGGCACCTCGCGCGCGTCGAGGCGCAGCTCCCCGGCGTCGCCCAGGCGCTCGCGACCGGACTCGGGGCGGGCCTCTCCCTGCGCCAGGCGCTCACACGGGCGGTGCGCGACGCCCCGGAGCCGGTGCGCTCCGAGCTCGCCCAGGTGGTCCGGGAACTCGAGCTCGGCGGCCGGGTCGAGGTCGTCCTGGAGGGGGCCGCCGCGCGCCTGCCCGCACGGGACCTGCGGATCATGGTCACCGCGATCCTCGTCCAGCGGCGGACCGGCGGGAACCTCGCCCGGGCGCTCGCCGGGTTGTCGGACCGGCTGGAGGAACGCGGGCGGCTCGCGCGCGAGCTGCGGGGCGCCACCGCGCAGGCACGGATGACCGCGTGGCTCGTCGCCGCGCTCCCCGTCGGCGGCGCGGTCATGGCCGAGATCGCGTCACCCGGGACCATCGGCCGCGTGGTGGGGCAGCCGCCCGGGCCCGCGCTGCTGGGCGTGTCGAGCGCCCTCTACGGCGTCGGCGTCGTCCTCATCCGGCGGATCGGGCGGGTCGAGCCGTGA
- a CDS encoding CpaF family protein, with translation MEAPDPALVEHLRARAARDPRVDGRGTPREELASVVGDLLDEERRILTAAARDAVVQAVVDEALGLGPLEALLRDPRITEVMVCGPHRVFVERDGRITPTDARFHDDAHLLHVIDRILAPLGRRVDEASPMVDARLPDGSRVNAVIRPLALDGPALTIRRFGGGPLTGDDLVRLGTIDAPVLALLRAAVRARRNVLVTGGTGSGKTTTLAALAAFVPPGERIVTIEDAAELRIALPHVVRLESRPPSLEGAGAVSIRALVRNALRMRPDRIVVGEVRGGEALDMLSAMTTGHEGSLSTLHASSPGDAVRRLQTLALMGDLDLPYRAVADQVASAVDLIVHQARRPDGARRVVEVAAVGPGPDGPVLTPLVTWRPAGGARNGFAWTPAGLTWAADADAAAALEEVA, from the coding sequence ATGGAGGCCCCCGACCCGGCGCTCGTCGAGCACCTGCGGGCACGCGCCGCCCGCGATCCGCGCGTCGACGGCCGGGGGACGCCCCGCGAGGAGCTGGCGTCGGTCGTCGGTGACCTCCTCGACGAGGAGCGGCGCATCCTCACGGCCGCCGCCCGCGACGCCGTGGTGCAGGCGGTCGTCGACGAGGCCCTCGGCCTCGGACCGCTGGAGGCGCTGCTGCGCGATCCGCGCATCACCGAGGTGATGGTCTGCGGCCCGCACCGCGTCTTCGTGGAGCGTGACGGCCGCATCACGCCCACGGACGCCCGCTTCCACGACGACGCGCACCTCCTCCACGTGATCGACCGGATCCTCGCCCCGCTCGGCCGGCGCGTGGACGAGGCGAGCCCCATGGTCGACGCGCGCCTGCCCGACGGCTCCCGGGTCAACGCGGTGATCCGCCCGCTCGCGCTCGACGGTCCCGCGCTCACCATCCGGCGGTTCGGCGGCGGGCCGCTGACCGGCGACGACCTGGTGCGGCTCGGGACGATCGACGCGCCGGTCCTCGCCCTGCTGCGCGCGGCGGTGCGGGCGCGGCGCAACGTCCTGGTGACGGGAGGGACGGGGAGCGGCAAGACGACGACCCTCGCGGCCCTCGCGGCGTTCGTCCCGCCGGGGGAGCGCATCGTGACGATCGAGGACGCCGCCGAGCTGCGGATCGCCCTGCCCCACGTCGTGCGCCTCGAGAGCCGGCCACCCTCGCTCGAGGGCGCCGGTGCCGTCTCGATCCGGGCGCTCGTGCGCAACGCGCTGCGGATGCGACCCGACCGGATCGTCGTCGGGGAGGTCCGCGGCGGCGAGGCCCTCGACATGCTGAGCGCGATGACGACCGGGCACGAGGGGTCCCTGTCGACGCTCCACGCGTCCTCGCCGGGCGACGCCGTCCGCCGCCTCCAGACCCTCGCGCTGATGGGCGACCTCGACCTCCCGTACCGGGCGGTCGCCGACCAGGTGGCGAGCGCCGTGGACCTCATCGTCCACCAGGCCCGGCGGCCCGACGGCGCGCGCCGGGTGGTCGAGGTCGCCGCGGTCGGCCCGGGCCCCGATGGGCCCGTGCTCACCCCGCTCGTCACCTGGCGGCCGGCGGGCGGCGCGCGGAACGGGTTCGCGTGGACACCCGCCGGGCTGACGTGGGCGGCGGACGCCGACGCCGCCGCCGCGCTGGAGGAGGTGGCGTGA
- a CDS encoding DUF4349 domain-containing protein: MTGPHDIDPDRLGELIDGATPTDADEQALVALVQQTRDLEPGAPDDLRRRVLDDARRAAATGDRPRRGIRALDPRRWIGEGGGDRRRRLLVAAPVVAGIVAVALIAIPALDDGGTGPSGGDAASAGATSDGTRLAVPAAPGAADSAAPAAPGAEADQGAPAPAPERAAAPAIATPAPGPVPDGTRLTNVTVRTRVQVADVDALSRASTSAMRTTRALGGYTASSDYGVPDGGRGTNDLVLRIPTTKVDQALAAFGRLGTVIGQDADIVDVTAAVATGDRGVTRAAEALADLRARAAADPADAALARRVVRAEAALARAEAAVAAQRERARLAVVSLTLTTEGPPAAPREEGRFAGPIGDSGDRLAGALAWLLGALVLIGPFALLAALAAWAAHRHRGRSARRLMGSA, encoded by the coding sequence GTGACCGGACCCCACGACATCGACCCCGACCGGCTCGGGGAGCTCATCGACGGCGCCACACCCACCGACGCCGACGAACAGGCCCTCGTCGCCCTCGTGCAGCAGACCCGCGACCTCGAACCCGGGGCCCCCGACGACCTCCGCCGCCGCGTCCTCGACGACGCCCGCCGCGCCGCCGCGACCGGGGACCGCCCCCGCCGCGGCATCCGCGCGCTCGACCCCCGCCGCTGGATCGGCGAGGGCGGGGGCGACCGCCGCCGACGCCTCCTCGTCGCCGCCCCCGTCGTCGCCGGCATCGTCGCCGTCGCCCTCATCGCCATCCCCGCACTCGACGACGGCGGCACCGGCCCCAGCGGCGGCGACGCCGCATCCGCCGGGGCCACCTCCGACGGCACGCGGCTCGCCGTGCCCGCCGCACCTGGCGCCGCCGACTCCGCCGCGCCCGCCGCCCCCGGCGCCGAGGCCGACCAGGGCGCACCCGCACCCGCACCCGAGCGCGCCGCCGCCCCCGCCATCGCCACGCCGGCGCCCGGTCCTGTCCCCGACGGGACGCGCCTCACCAACGTCACCGTCCGCACCCGCGTGCAGGTCGCCGACGTCGACGCCCTCTCCCGGGCCAGCACCAGCGCCATGCGCACCACACGCGCCCTCGGCGGGTACACCGCCAGCTCCGACTACGGCGTCCCCGACGGCGGCCGCGGCACCAACGACCTCGTCCTCCGCATCCCCACCACCAAGGTCGACCAGGCGCTCGCCGCCTTCGGGAGGCTCGGCACCGTCATCGGCCAGGACGCCGACATCGTGGACGTCACCGCCGCCGTCGCGACCGGAGACCGCGGGGTGACCCGCGCCGCCGAGGCCCTCGCCGACCTGCGCGCCCGCGCCGCCGCCGACCCCGCCGACGCCGCACTCGCCCGCCGCGTCGTCCGCGCCGAGGCCGCCCTCGCCCGGGCGGAGGCCGCCGTCGCCGCACAGCGCGAACGGGCGCGCCTCGCCGTCGTGTCCCTCACCCTCACCACCGAGGGCCCCCCGGCCGCACCGCGGGAGGAGGGCCGTTTCGCCGGCCCGATCGGCGACTCCGGCGACCGCCTCGCCGGGGCGCTCGCGTGGCTGCTCGGCGCCCTCGTCCTCATCGGGCCCTTCGCCCTCCTCGCCGCCCTCGCCGCCTGGGCCGCCCACCGCCACCGCGGACGCTCCGCCCGGCGGCTCATGGGCTCCGCCTAG
- a CDS encoding RNA polymerase sigma factor has translation MSVAPAPRPTMSPSRTRPAFADVAERNLDGVYRYLTHLTGNRDLAEDLTSATFERALRDWRRYDPARATPQVWLVEVARRVALDHFRKDGRRRAREERYAADVPEAVPGPEAPGGFSADLRAALGRLTRGERELVALRVVLGLDAAEAGRIAGMTPTAVGTSLHRALTKLRQEVERP, from the coding sequence GTGAGTGTCGCCCCGGCCCCCCGCCCCACGATGAGCCCGTCGCGCACCCGACCGGCGTTCGCCGACGTCGCCGAACGGAACCTCGACGGCGTCTACCGGTACCTCACGCACCTCACCGGGAACCGCGACCTCGCCGAGGACCTCACATCCGCCACCTTCGAACGGGCCCTCCGCGACTGGCGGCGGTACGACCCCGCCCGCGCGACCCCGCAGGTCTGGCTCGTCGAGGTGGCACGGCGGGTCGCGCTCGACCACTTCCGCAAGGACGGCCGCCGCCGGGCACGTGAGGAGCGCTACGCCGCCGACGTCCCCGAGGCCGTCCCCGGACCCGAGGCGCCCGGGGGGTTCTCCGCCGACCTCCGGGCGGCCCTCGGCCGCCTCACCCGCGGCGAACGCGAACTCGTCGCCCTGCGCGTCGTCCTCGGGCTCGACGCCGCCGAGGCCGGCCGCATCGCGGGGATGACCCCCACCGCCGTCGGCACGTCCCTGCACCGAGCGCTCACGAAGTTGCGACAGGAGGTGGAGCGACCGTGA
- a CDS encoding SAF domain-containing protein: MRRAAAGAGVMRARIGGRRAGLWLVLAGLAGLVAAVVTLRAAATPADAGRVVVARAPLATGLLIDETTARSALVVVPVPEGLPLAGVLTDPGAALGRRIAVPVSPGEPVTEAALGGAPGLGPAPLAVGERAVPVPLSAAGGGAAGLVTGARVDVVASTGEGPAGRTAIVVADAEVLAVAASPSPDGLTGTGEALLRVSATQALRITAALNFAREVRLLVRPADEVGTPGPQEVPAP; encoded by the coding sequence GTGCGGCGCGCCGCGGCCGGAGCCGGCGTGATGCGGGCGCGGATCGGCGGGCGTCGCGCGGGCCTCTGGCTCGTGCTCGCCGGCTTGGCGGGCCTCGTCGCCGCCGTGGTCACGTTGCGCGCCGCCGCGACACCCGCCGACGCCGGGCGCGTCGTCGTGGCGCGCGCGCCGCTCGCCACCGGCCTGCTGATCGACGAGACGACCGCCCGGTCCGCGCTCGTCGTCGTCCCGGTGCCGGAGGGCCTGCCGCTCGCCGGGGTGCTGACCGACCCGGGGGCGGCCCTCGGCCGCAGGATCGCCGTGCCGGTCTCGCCGGGGGAGCCGGTGACCGAGGCGGCCCTCGGCGGCGCGCCGGGCCTCGGGCCGGCGCCGCTCGCGGTGGGGGAGCGTGCGGTGCCGGTCCCGTTGTCGGCCGCCGGAGGCGGCGCCGCGGGTCTCGTGACCGGCGCCCGGGTCGACGTCGTCGCCTCGACCGGCGAGGGGCCGGCCGGGCGCACGGCCATCGTCGTCGCCGACGCGGAGGTGCTCGCCGTCGCCGCCTCCCCGTCGCCCGACGGCCTCACGGGGACGGGCGAGGCGCTGCTGCGCGTGTCGGCGACGCAGGCGCTGCGGATCACCGCCGCCCTGAACTTCGCGCGCGAGGTGCGCCTGCTGGTGCGGCCCGCCGACGAGGTCGGCACCCCCGGTCCCCAGGAGGTGCCGGCGCCGTGA
- a CDS encoding sensor histidine kinase produces MIGTTTSPGAVAPADHLARVVHDLHGPLTVIRGMCATLLRDEPARDRRRALALIDAEVLRVADGLRDLSRTPVGDPPAPGCDLAEVVRAAVRRFGPVAESGGRRVVARGRRGPLPVAAPPAALARVLDNLLWNALRHAADGGVVVVGARVRRGVAEVHVRDDGPGVPAGDRERIFLPGDRGSAPRGAGHGLGLAIAREIAEAHGGRLTLDAVGSGACFRLALPLRSDADPGPRAA; encoded by the coding sequence GTGATCGGCACGACCACCTCGCCCGGCGCCGTCGCGCCGGCCGACCACCTGGCGCGCGTGGTGCACGACCTCCACGGGCCCCTCACGGTGATCCGCGGCATGTGCGCGACGCTCCTGCGCGACGAACCCGCGCGTGACCGCCGCCGCGCCCTCGCCCTCATCGACGCCGAGGTCCTGCGCGTCGCGGACGGCCTGCGCGACCTCTCCCGCACCCCGGTGGGCGACCCGCCCGCCCCGGGGTGCGACCTGGCGGAGGTCGTCCGGGCGGCGGTGCGGCGCTTCGGCCCCGTCGCCGAGTCCGGGGGGCGACGCGTGGTCGCCCGAGGACGGCGCGGCCCCCTGCCGGTCGCCGCGCCGCCGGCCGCGCTGGCGCGGGTGCTCGACAACCTGTTGTGGAACGCCCTCCGCCACGCGGCGGACGGCGGCGTGGTCGTCGTGGGCGCGCGCGTGCGTCGCGGCGTCGCCGAGGTCCACGTCCGCGACGACGGGCCGGGGGTGCCCGCCGGGGACCGCGAGCGGATCTTCCTCCCCGGCGACCGCGGTTCCGCCCCGCGGGGCGCCGGCCACGGCCTCGGCCTCGCCATCGCCCGCGAGATCGCCGAGGCTCACGGCGGCCGGCTGACCCTCGACGCGGTCGGGTCGGGCGCGTGCTTCCGGCTCGCCCTGCCGCTGCGGAGCGACGCGGACCCCGGTCCGCGGGCGGCATGA
- a CDS encoding CHAD domain-containing protein, with the protein MARPHPVAGLDADARLRPNARRILAVRIGEVYGYDGRVADPANVKDLHDMRIACKRLRYLLEIFGLAFDDDLGPFLDDIRLLQDLLGDIHDCDVQIPRLEEHLAWLDDRESGAARRLVGEASVRRRRREGPASEAAFRAFRRELEVGRRADERLGVHALIGRRRREREDLYARFLDEWRRLKAERFRSRLEGALGIDAGA; encoded by the coding sequence ATGGCGAGGCCCCACCCCGTCGCCGGCCTCGACGCGGACGCCCGCCTGCGGCCGAACGCGCGGAGGATCCTCGCCGTGCGGATCGGCGAGGTCTACGGCTACGACGGCCGGGTCGCCGACCCGGCGAACGTGAAGGACCTGCACGACATGCGGATCGCGTGCAAGCGGCTGCGCTACCTCCTCGAGATCTTCGGCCTCGCCTTCGACGACGACCTCGGGCCGTTCCTCGACGACATCCGGCTGCTCCAGGACCTGCTCGGGGACATCCACGACTGCGACGTGCAGATCCCGCGGCTGGAGGAGCACCTCGCGTGGCTCGACGACCGTGAGTCGGGGGCGGCGCGGCGCCTGGTGGGCGAGGCGTCCGTGCGGCGGCGGCGCCGGGAGGGTCCCGCGTCGGAGGCGGCGTTCCGGGCGTTCCGCCGGGAGCTCGAGGTGGGGCGCCGCGCCGACGAGCGCCTCGGGGTCCACGCGCTGATCGGGCGGCGCCGGCGCGAGCGCGAGGACCTGTACGCGCGCTTCCTCGACGAGTGGCGGAGGCTGAAGGCGGAGCGCTTCAGGTCACGGCTCGAGGGCGCCCTCGGGATCGACGCCGGTGCCTGA
- a CDS encoding MarR family winged helix-turn-helix transcriptional regulator yields the protein MPSPATAAHRSSALLDHLARLTRSRAESALAPLGLRPRHLVALTVLREHSGGTQQALASALQVDRTNLVGLLNELEADGLIVRERAVDDRRRHTVSLTVAGARRLGEAEAALTAAEDEVLAALDADERETLYHLLRRATGGHTADCAAAAAQCVEDDPPA from the coding sequence ATGCCGTCCCCCGCCACGGCCGCGCACCGTTCGTCGGCCCTCCTCGACCACCTGGCCCGCCTGACGCGGTCGCGTGCCGAGTCGGCGCTGGCGCCCCTGGGGCTGCGGCCCCGGCACCTGGTGGCGTTGACGGTCCTGCGGGAGCACAGCGGCGGGACGCAGCAGGCCCTCGCGTCGGCGTTGCAGGTGGACCGCACGAACCTGGTGGGGCTGCTGAACGAGCTGGAGGCCGACGGCCTGATCGTGCGGGAGCGTGCGGTGGACGACCGGCGTCGCCACACCGTGTCGTTGACGGTGGCCGGGGCCCGGCGGCTCGGCGAGGCCGAGGCGGCCCTGACCGCCGCGGAGGACGAGGTGCTCGCGGCGCTCGACGCGGACGAGCGGGAGACGCTCTACCACCTGCTGCGGCGCGCCACCGGCGGCCACACGGCGGATTGCGCGGCGGCGGCCGCGCAGTGCGTGGAGGACGACCCCCCGGCCTGA
- a CDS encoding DUF192 domain-containing protein, with the protein MGRLRIDRLTPPPAPLRRGDAVLAGRCHRASTPRSRLVGLLGTPDLDADEALWITRCAAVHAIGLRARIGCAFLDRDGRVLRVVDPLPRRGAHVRGADAVVECRAGVLAGIAVGDVLRRDEIPATSDIRVTAGG; encoded by the coding sequence ATGGGTCGCCTGCGCATCGACCGGCTCACCCCGCCGCCCGCGCCCCTGCGCCGTGGCGACGCGGTGCTCGCCGGCCGCTGCCACCGGGCGTCGACGCCGCGGTCCCGCCTCGTCGGGCTGCTCGGGACCCCCGACCTCGACGCGGACGAGGCGCTGTGGATCACCCGGTGCGCGGCGGTCCACGCGATCGGCCTGCGGGCGCGCATCGGCTGCGCGTTCCTCGACCGCGACGGCCGGGTGCTCCGGGTCGTCGACCCGCTGCCCCGTCGCGGCGCGCACGTGCGGGGGGCGGATGCGGTGGTCGAGTGCCGGGCGGGCGTCCTCGCCGGGATCGCCGTCGGGGACGTGCTGCGACGCGACGAAATTCCCGCTACGAGCGACATCCGCGTCACGGCCGGGGGGTGA
- a CDS encoding GlsB/YeaQ/YmgE family stress response membrane protein, whose protein sequence is MVLVVLLLAVLALIVIGSWALGLVLSLLWWVIVGAIIGVLGRMLIPDDRRPGLMATVLSGIVGSLLGGVIANALDVGRILEFGIAVLVAAGLILAFASDRRSATT, encoded by the coding sequence GTGGTCCTCGTCGTCCTCCTGCTCGCCGTCCTCGCCCTGATCGTCATCGGGTCGTGGGCCCTCGGGCTCGTGCTCAGCCTGCTGTGGTGGGTCATCGTCGGCGCGATCATCGGGGTGCTCGGGCGCATGCTCATCCCCGACGACCGCCGCCCCGGCCTCATGGCGACCGTGCTCTCCGGCATCGTCGGGTCCCTGCTCGGCGGGGTCATCGCCAACGCCCTCGACGTCGGGCGGATCCTCGAGTTCGGCATCGCCGTCCTCGTCGCCGCCGGGTTGATCCTCGCCTTCGCGTCCGACCGGCGGAGCGCCACCACCTAG
- a CDS encoding response regulator transcription factor: MSVGIGVAVPSVLLVEDDAATRAFLSENLSADRFAPVVATSAEEAIEILGRARPDVAVVDVGLPGMSGLELVSRIRDGAAEAEWDTGMPILLISGEASPHAAVRGIGRGADDYVPKPFHYPEVLARLGSLVRRSRGATLCEEIRVGTLVVDRHARRATLGGRVLDLSAKEFSLLAALARDPSRVLTKAELLRDVWGYRAAARTRTVDSHASRLRRKLADAGGGERLVVNVWGVGYRLLPEEV; the protein is encoded by the coding sequence ATGTCCGTTGGGATCGGTGTCGCCGTCCCGTCCGTCCTCCTGGTCGAGGACGACGCGGCGACGCGGGCGTTCCTCTCCGAGAACCTGAGCGCCGACCGCTTCGCCCCGGTCGTCGCGACGTCGGCCGAGGAGGCGATCGAGATCCTCGGGCGCGCCCGGCCGGACGTGGCGGTGGTGGACGTCGGCCTCCCCGGCATGAGCGGCCTCGAGCTCGTCAGCCGCATCCGCGACGGCGCGGCCGAGGCGGAGTGGGATACCGGGATGCCCATCCTCCTGATCTCGGGCGAGGCGAGCCCCCACGCCGCGGTCCGCGGCATCGGCCGCGGCGCCGACGACTACGTCCCGAAGCCCTTCCACTACCCCGAGGTCCTCGCCCGGCTCGGCTCCCTGGTGCGGAGGTCCCGGGGGGCGACGCTCTGCGAGGAGATCCGCGTCGGCACCCTCGTCGTCGACCGGCATGCGCGACGGGCCACCCTCGGCGGCCGCGTCCTCGACCTGTCGGCAAAGGAGTTCTCGCTCCTCGCCGCCCTGGCCCGCGACCCCTCGCGCGTGCTCACCAAGGCCGAGCTCCTGCGCGACGTCTGGGGTTACCGCGCGGCCGCCCGCACCCGGACGGTCGACAGCCACGCCAGCCGGCTGCGGCGCAAGCTCGCCGACGCCGGCGGCGGCGAGCGCCTCGTCGTCAACGTCTGGGGCGTCGGCTACCGGCTGCTCCCCGAGGAGGTGTGA